From a region of the uncultured Desulfatiglans sp. genome:
- a CDS encoding 30S ribosomal protein S1 codes for MTIEFDESIEGVEEAEESFADLLAAYDTGMNEDLQVGDRIEGKIIAIGDDTVFVDTGTKIDGVVERAELLDEEGNLPCKVGDTLTLYAVSVSANEIRLSRALSGVGGFEILREAFENRLPVLGKVRGTCKGGFNVEVMNRRGFCPISQIDIRYVEQPEQYVGESYEFLITRLEERNIVVSRRDLLNRELEKTRAEFMETLSVGSIIEGEVVKLMPYGAFVRIAPGVEGMAHISELGWSRVERPEEVLRAGERVKVKVIGVQKADNPRQAKISLSIKQLSSDPWDTVQETVQEGQHLTGRVVRCAPFGVFVEIAPGIEGLVHISEMSYTRRVAKPEDLVAPGDPVSVVVKRVDPENRRISLSMKDAEGDPWALVGQKYPVGKSVTGTIEKRGPFGFFINLEPGITGLMPKSKMKAAADEAALDRLKEGDPIEATVSEINPAERKITLLPPAKTVQEEDSWQSFSQSGKGPLGSLGAELEKVLRPKNRA; via the coding sequence ATGACGATTGAGTTTGATGAAAGCATCGAGGGCGTTGAAGAGGCAGAGGAGAGCTTTGCCGATCTTCTGGCCGCCTATGATACGGGAATGAACGAAGATCTGCAGGTCGGCGACCGGATCGAGGGGAAGATCATCGCCATCGGCGACGATACGGTGTTCGTGGACACGGGGACGAAGATCGACGGCGTGGTGGAGCGCGCCGAACTGCTGGACGAAGAAGGCAACCTGCCTTGCAAAGTGGGCGACACCCTGACGCTCTATGCCGTATCGGTCAGCGCCAACGAAATCCGCCTTTCACGCGCCCTGTCCGGAGTGGGAGGGTTCGAGATCCTGCGGGAGGCCTTCGAAAACCGGCTGCCCGTCCTCGGGAAGGTTCGCGGGACATGCAAGGGCGGCTTCAACGTGGAGGTCATGAACCGCCGGGGCTTTTGTCCCATCAGCCAGATCGACATCCGGTACGTCGAACAACCCGAGCAGTATGTAGGCGAAAGTTACGAGTTCCTGATCACCCGTCTCGAAGAGCGGAACATCGTCGTCTCCCGGCGCGACCTCCTGAACCGCGAACTGGAAAAGACCCGCGCTGAATTCATGGAGACCTTGTCGGTCGGCTCCATCATTGAAGGTGAAGTGGTCAAACTGATGCCCTACGGCGCCTTTGTGCGGATCGCTCCGGGCGTCGAAGGGATGGCGCACATCTCGGAGTTGGGCTGGTCCCGCGTCGAGAGACCCGAAGAAGTTTTGAGGGCGGGGGAGCGGGTCAAGGTCAAGGTGATTGGTGTCCAAAAGGCGGACAACCCCCGCCAGGCCAAGATCTCCCTCTCCATCAAACAGCTGAGCAGCGACCCCTGGGACACGGTCCAGGAAACCGTGCAGGAGGGGCAGCACCTCACCGGGCGGGTGGTCCGATGCGCGCCTTTCGGTGTCTTCGTGGAGATCGCGCCCGGGATCGAAGGCCTGGTTCATATCAGCGAGATGAGCTATACCCGGCGCGTGGCGAAGCCCGAAGACCTCGTCGCCCCAGGAGACCCGGTCAGCGTCGTGGTCAAACGGGTCGATCCGGAAAACCGCCGCATCTCCCTCAGCATGAAGGATGCTGAAGGCGATCCGTGGGCCCTGGTCGGCCAGAAATACCCCGTTGGAAAGTCCGTAACCGGGACCATCGAAAAGAGAGGCCCTTTCGGGTTTTTCATCAACCTGGAACCCGGGATCACCGGCTTGATGCCGAAATCGAAGATGAAAGCCGCGGCGGATGAAGCGGCTTTGGACCGTCTGAAAGAGGGCGACCCGATTGAGGCAACGGTAAGCGAAATCAATCCTGCGGAGCGTAAAATCACGTTGCTGCCGCCGGCCAAGACCGTGCAGGAAGAAGACAGCTGGCAGAGCTTCAGCCAGAGCGGCAAGGGGCCGCTCGGCTCCCTCGGAGCCGAACTCGAAAAGGTCCTGAGGCCCAAGAATCGCGCCTAG
- a CDS encoding Universal stress protein UspA-like protein: protein MEKHLLVAVSEDKRALYGARFVGHFFSNKEGMKITLFYTTPKPPQLWENERSHETVAQQQEQARQYEKKGRRALESGRAELRAHGFKDEQLESKLLARRYSKVMDIVQEAHMGLYDAVVLGRRGLSWIEEAFEESVTKGILEQEFTFPIWMCRQHDLERRNVLVCVDGSDESLRIVDHVGFMLRDEPGHDVTLLMVDTGKSAEGREPEAVLAKSRDTLLANGVPEERVRNLVLKGSNVIKTIKKEAEEGRYAVVAVGRTGAGQGFLQKIFMGSVSWGLFRELEGLTLWVSR from the coding sequence GTGGAAAAGCATCTGCTCGTAGCGGTCAGTGAGGACAAGAGGGCGTTGTACGGGGCGCGCTTCGTAGGGCACTTCTTCAGCAACAAGGAGGGGATGAAGATCACTCTCTTCTATACGACGCCGAAGCCCCCGCAGCTCTGGGAAAACGAGCGTTCGCACGAAACCGTCGCCCAGCAGCAGGAACAGGCCCGGCAGTATGAGAAAAAGGGGCGCCGCGCACTGGAATCGGGCCGCGCCGAGCTGCGCGCCCACGGTTTCAAGGACGAGCAGTTGGAATCCAAGCTCCTGGCCCGCCGCTACTCCAAGGTGATGGACATCGTCCAGGAGGCCCACATGGGACTCTATGACGCTGTGGTCCTCGGCCGCAGGGGCTTGTCCTGGATCGAAGAGGCCTTCGAGGAGAGTGTGACGAAGGGGATCCTGGAGCAGGAGTTCACCTTTCCCATCTGGATGTGCCGGCAGCACGATCTGGAGCGGCGCAACGTCCTGGTCTGCGTCGACGGTTCTGACGAGTCCTTGAGGATCGTGGACCACGTGGGCTTCATGCTGCGGGATGAGCCGGGCCACGATGTGACCCTCCTGATGGTGGATACGGGAAAAAGCGCGGAAGGAAGGGAGCCGGAGGCGGTGCTGGCCAAATCCCGTGACACCCTCCTCGCAAACGGTGTGCCGGAGGAGCGGGTGAGGAATCTGGTCCTCAAAGGGAGTAATGTCATCAAGACGATCAAGAAGGAGGCGGAGGAGGGCCGCTATGCCGTCGTCGCCGTGGGCCGTACCGGTGCGGGCCAGGGGTTCCTCCAGAAGATTTTCATGGGGTCGGTGAGCTGGGGCCTCTTCCGGGAGCTGGAAGGCTTGACGCTCTGGGTGTCCCGCTGA
- the hisK gene encoding putative histidinol-phosphatase (Evidence 3 : Putative function from multiple computational evidences), translating to MSTCWAPLDLPDYHIHTPLCHHAVGAVAEYKAAAATKGIPEICFTDHAPTDTDYDPAHRMTLQEFPRYCGMIENIRTPGPPEVLFGVEADYYKGCRTFLENWLPRHAFDLVIGSVHFIASWGFDNPDERHVWDAVDVTETWKRYFALICKLADTRLFDVVGHLDLPKKFDYRPPGAALREMAAPALDRIAEAGMGIELNTAGLRKPVGEIYPSLELLAWARERGIPICFGSDAHQPEDVGEGFPEALKLAYAAGYTEYFRIRQRRKTLLPLPPIPAPLS from the coding sequence ATGTCGACTTGCTGGGCACCGCTCGATCTGCCCGATTACCACATCCACACCCCGCTCTGCCACCATGCCGTCGGCGCGGTGGCGGAATACAAGGCCGCAGCCGCAACGAAGGGGATCCCGGAGATCTGTTTCACCGATCACGCGCCCACTGACACGGATTACGATCCGGCCCACCGCATGACGCTCCAGGAGTTTCCCCGCTACTGCGGCATGATCGAGAACATTCGGACCCCCGGGCCGCCGGAGGTCCTCTTCGGAGTCGAGGCGGACTATTATAAGGGCTGCAGGACCTTTCTCGAGAACTGGCTGCCGCGTCATGCCTTCGACCTGGTCATCGGTTCGGTCCACTTCATTGCCTCCTGGGGTTTTGACAACCCCGACGAGCGCCACGTGTGGGATGCTGTGGACGTGACCGAAACCTGGAAGCGGTACTTCGCGCTGATCTGCAAACTGGCGGACACGCGCCTTTTCGACGTCGTCGGGCACCTCGACCTGCCGAAGAAGTTCGATTACCGGCCCCCAGGCGCAGCCCTCAGGGAGATGGCCGCACCGGCCCTCGACCGGATCGCGGAGGCCGGGATGGGGATCGAGCTGAACACGGCCGGGCTTCGCAAGCCCGTCGGAGAGATCTATCCCTCCCTGGAACTGCTCGCCTGGGCCCGCGAACGCGGCATCCCCATCTGCTTCGGGTCGGATGCGCACCAGCCGGAGGACGTGGGCGAAGGATTCCCGGAGGCTTTGAAACTCGCCTATGCCGCGGGCTACACGGAGTATTTCCGGATTAGACAGCGCCGCAAAACGCTCCTCCCTCTGCCGCCGATCCCGGCCCCGCTCTCCTGA
- the glgC gene encoding Glucose-1-phosphate adenylyltransferase, with product MKDTIAFIMAGGRGERLMPLTLDRCKPAVPFGGIYRLIDFTLSNCVNSQIYKIVVLPQYKSQSLNEHLETGWNIFNQKIGQFLKVVPPQQRTGPEWYQGTADSIRQNLYLIRRYKPRHILILSGDHIYKMDYSRFQRYHQEHDADISISLLEVDKSLAHQFGVAVVDENYRITGFQEKPKQDAQTIPGDPQHVLASMGIYLFRAETLLDILESTDAYDFGGEIIPSLVESHRIYAYPYRSQNAIEDYIYVTLENGERQLRREPRTRDSSYWRDVGTLDAYWNANMDLTGVDPYFNLYGRNWPIHTFQIPAPPAKFIFADERSSHQRAGKALNSIVAPGCIVSGVVRDSVLSYNVVVRSWASVEESVILDDVVIGRHCKIKKAIVDKLNNIPDHTEIGYRPDEDRQRFPVTSRGIVVVPKGYFRKDDAA from the coding sequence ATGAAAGATACGATCGCCTTCATCATGGCGGGGGGGCGCGGCGAGCGGCTCATGCCGCTGACCCTGGATCGCTGCAAACCGGCGGTGCCCTTCGGAGGCATCTACCGCTTGATCGATTTCACCCTGAGCAACTGCGTCAATTCGCAGATCTACAAGATCGTGGTGCTCCCCCAGTACAAGTCCCAGTCCCTGAACGAGCACCTGGAGACCGGTTGGAACATCTTCAATCAGAAGATCGGCCAGTTCCTCAAGGTGGTGCCTCCACAGCAGCGCACGGGGCCCGAATGGTATCAGGGGACGGCGGATTCCATCCGCCAGAACCTCTATCTGATCCGGCGCTACAAGCCACGCCACATCCTGATCCTCTCGGGGGATCACATTTACAAGATGGATTACTCCCGCTTCCAGCGGTACCACCAGGAGCACGACGCGGACATCTCGATCTCGCTCCTCGAGGTGGACAAGTCCCTCGCCCATCAGTTCGGGGTGGCGGTGGTCGATGAGAATTACCGGATCACGGGCTTTCAGGAAAAGCCCAAGCAGGATGCGCAGACCATCCCCGGAGATCCCCAGCACGTATTGGCGTCCATGGGGATCTACCTCTTTCGCGCCGAGACCCTGCTCGACATCCTCGAGTCTACCGACGCCTACGACTTCGGCGGCGAAATCATCCCGAGCCTGGTCGAGAGCCACCGGATCTATGCCTATCCCTACCGCAGCCAGAACGCCATCGAAGACTACATCTATGTGACCCTCGAAAACGGTGAGCGCCAGCTCCGACGGGAGCCCCGCACCCGTGATTCCTCCTACTGGCGGGATGTCGGCACGCTCGACGCCTATTGGAACGCCAACATGGACCTGACCGGAGTGGATCCCTATTTCAACCTCTATGGTCGAAACTGGCCGATCCATACCTTCCAGATCCCGGCGCCGCCGGCCAAGTTCATCTTCGCGGACGAGCGTTCGAGCCACCAGCGCGCGGGCAAGGCCCTCAATTCCATCGTGGCGCCGGGCTGCATCGTGAGCGGGGTCGTGAGGGATTCCGTTCTCTCCTACAATGTGGTTGTTCGCAGTTGGGCCTCGGTCGAGGAATCCGTGATCCTGGACGATGTGGTGATCGGTCGCCATTGCAAGATCAAGAAGGCGATTGTCGACAAGCTCAACAACATCCCGGACCATACCGAGATCGGTTACCGTCCCGATGAGGATCGGCAGCGCTTCCCCGTCACCTCACGCGGCATCGTAGTAGTGCCCAAGGGCTACTTCAGGAAAGACGACGCCGCGTAA
- a CDS encoding conserved hypothetical protein (Evidence 4 : Unknown function but conserved in other organisms): protein MLTQAMRAILADARQWGWVLEPEAKRLFALWGLPVPKFTWARDIGEALRFAEEIGYPVAAKVVSPEVVHKSEVKGVVAGIGGREKLEEVFTRFRALPGFEGVLVEEMAEGLELIVGAKIDHQFGPVILFGIGGTGVEIYKDSVLRMAPLKEKDVDAMLTGLQARPLLEGYRGRDPVDRQGLTRFLLDFSRLVMTLEERITSIDINPLFCSSKGCIAADARIMLPSFESA from the coding sequence ATGCTGACACAAGCGATGCGTGCGATTTTGGCGGACGCCAGGCAGTGGGGCTGGGTCCTCGAACCTGAAGCCAAGCGCCTCTTTGCCCTCTGGGGGCTGCCGGTCCCGAAGTTCACCTGGGCGCGCGACATCGGCGAAGCCCTCCGCTTCGCCGAAGAGATCGGCTACCCCGTCGCCGCGAAGGTAGTCTCGCCCGAGGTCGTCCACAAATCGGAAGTCAAAGGCGTCGTGGCAGGGATCGGCGGCCGCGAAAAACTGGAAGAGGTCTTCACACGATTCCGGGCGCTGCCGGGTTTTGAAGGCGTGCTCGTGGAGGAGATGGCGGAAGGGCTCGAGCTGATTGTCGGCGCAAAGATCGACCACCAGTTCGGCCCCGTGATCCTTTTCGGGATCGGCGGCACCGGCGTCGAGATATACAAGGATTCGGTCCTGCGGATGGCGCCCCTCAAAGAAAAAGATGTCGACGCGATGCTGACCGGCCTCCAGGCGCGGCCCCTCCTGGAAGGATACCGCGGCCGGGACCCGGTCGACCGGCAAGGCCTGACCCGTTTCCTGCTGGACTTCTCCCGGCTGGTCATGACGCTCGAAGAGCGGATCACCTCGATCGACATCAACCCGCTCTTCTGCTCGAGCAAGGGGTGCATCGCCGCGGATGCCCGCATCATGCTCCCGTCCTTCGAGAGCGCATGA
- a CDS encoding putative propionyl-CoA carboxylase beta chain (Evidence 3 : Putative function from multiple computational evidences), whose amino-acid sequence MDYDEGRTRFEDERAWVQRGNPPRLERHLAKGKLHVSQRVSMLLDEGSWLEYGEFARSVEPGFEERSPRDGVMTGLGRIHGRTVAVLGDDVTVLGGTQSFVSVRKVDRIIDIATRNGFPILSLSEGGGVRIPDGIGSGFTRLSGLETVKSLSWLANHDRRPLMLCGVFGYTYGDPAFRAGMADITLMVEDSSVAVSSPPLLQVAINETITDRDLGGPHIHETSTGTVDLVVKTEQDCIRTLRKILHLLRPPESPSDPPDRLLPDLETIVPHNNRQVYDMKKVIDRVCDHGEWIELKPKFGKGLIIGLGRIGGRAVGIMASQPMSGGGSVDAKSLRKSASFMEFASRRKIPLLVIQDIPGFLIGSEVEKDGMVNAIAAHSGTMDRVDVPMVTLIIRKSYGAAYYFLGMAATGAQFVAAWPNAEISFIAPEMGAAILTKHADPARKAQALQQARADLTKSASVWDSAYEYWIDAIIRPEETRRVVCQALDFFAKDCA is encoded by the coding sequence ATGGATTACGATGAAGGACGAACGCGGTTCGAGGATGAACGCGCCTGGGTGCAGCGGGGCAATCCGCCGCGGCTGGAACGGCACCTGGCCAAAGGAAAGCTGCATGTCTCCCAGAGGGTCAGCATGCTCCTGGATGAGGGAAGCTGGCTGGAGTACGGGGAATTCGCCCGTTCGGTGGAGCCAGGCTTCGAAGAGCGGTCGCCCAGGGACGGTGTCATGACGGGCCTCGGCAGGATCCATGGGAGGACGGTGGCCGTTCTCGGGGACGATGTCACCGTCTTGGGCGGGACCCAGTCTTTTGTCAGTGTAAGGAAGGTGGATCGAATCATCGATATCGCCACGCGCAACGGCTTTCCCATCCTGTCCCTTTCGGAGGGAGGCGGCGTCAGGATCCCGGATGGAATCGGATCCGGCTTCACGCGGCTGAGCGGATTGGAAACCGTCAAGTCCCTCAGCTGGCTCGCCAATCATGACAGGCGGCCCTTGATGCTGTGCGGGGTCTTCGGCTACACCTACGGAGACCCGGCCTTCAGGGCCGGCATGGCGGATATCACGCTGATGGTGGAGGACTCCTCCGTGGCGGTATCCAGCCCTCCCCTGCTGCAGGTTGCGATCAACGAAACCATCACGGACCGTGATCTGGGCGGCCCGCATATCCACGAGACATCGACGGGGACCGTCGACCTCGTTGTCAAGACAGAGCAAGACTGCATCAGGACACTGAGGAAGATCCTTCATCTCCTCCGGCCTCCCGAATCCCCGTCGGACCCCCCCGACAGGCTCCTCCCCGACCTCGAAACGATCGTTCCGCACAACAACCGGCAGGTGTACGACATGAAAAAGGTCATCGACCGCGTTTGTGACCATGGGGAATGGATCGAACTCAAACCGAAATTCGGCAAAGGACTCATCATCGGACTTGGCAGGATCGGGGGGCGGGCGGTTGGCATCATGGCCAGTCAGCCCATGAGCGGGGGGGGATCCGTGGACGCGAAGAGCCTCAGAAAATCAGCCTCGTTCATGGAATTTGCTTCGAGAAGAAAAATCCCCCTCCTCGTGATTCAGGACATCCCTGGGTTTCTGATCGGCTCCGAAGTCGAGAAGGACGGCATGGTGAACGCTATTGCGGCCCACTCCGGCACCATGGACAGGGTGGATGTGCCCATGGTGACGCTCATCATCCGCAAGTCTTACGGGGCAGCCTATTATTTCCTCGGAATGGCGGCCACCGGGGCCCAGTTCGTGGCGGCATGGCCCAATGCCGAAATCAGTTTCATCGCCCCGGAGATGGGGGCGGCCATCCTGACCAAACATGCCGATCCGGCGCGCAAAGCCCAGGCCCTGCAGCAAGCGAGAGCCGACCTGACGAAAAGCGCCTCCGTGTGGGACTCGGCCTATGAATACTGGATCGATGCGATCATTCGACCCGAGGAAACCAGGAGAGTCGTCTGCCAGGCCCTGGATTTTTTTGCAAAGGACTGTGCGTAA
- a CDS encoding Phospholipase D/Transphosphatidylase — protein sequence MEWIHWLLLILDGALALAVAGHALLHKRDPRAALGWATVCLAFPPLGPILYFLFGFNRVRTRAQKLSLPDGPDTADEASDTSHHGTAPFEDASLPQGWRDVIRVSEALTGHRPSAGNRIAIFHNGEEAYPAMLAAIDRARDSVFLSTYIFESNRTGRTFIERLAEAFRRGVDVRVLLDGVGEWYSLPRAGNLLRKAGVRMARFLPPRIIPPSFSINLRNHRKVLVVDGRSVFLGGMNIGDRHLAQDTSKRTRIVDTHFRVEGPVVVRIEQAFLHDWHFCTGETLKGSGELPGPAGDAVCQVVLDGPDEDLDKLGMILVTAVSEAQERVWIMTPYFLPPRDLIGALQTAALKGVDVRIILPGRNNLPFVHWATRNMLWELLRRQVRVYYQPPPFVHSKLLIVDDFYAQVGSANIDPRSLRLNFELTLEIYSPSIAASIAAHMAESLARAKEFGLDDLERRSLPARLRDGLAWVLSPYL from the coding sequence TTGGAATGGATTCACTGGTTGCTGTTGATCCTCGATGGTGCTTTGGCCCTGGCTGTTGCCGGTCATGCGCTCCTCCACAAACGCGATCCCCGGGCGGCTCTCGGCTGGGCGACGGTCTGCCTGGCCTTTCCCCCGCTCGGACCGATCCTCTATTTTCTCTTCGGTTTCAACCGCGTGCGGACGCGTGCACAGAAGCTCTCTCTTCCCGACGGTCCCGATACGGCGGATGAGGCCTCCGACACGTCCCACCACGGGACCGCGCCCTTCGAGGATGCCTCCCTCCCGCAGGGCTGGCGGGATGTCATTCGGGTGTCCGAGGCGCTCACGGGCCATCGCCCGAGTGCAGGCAATCGCATCGCGATCTTTCACAACGGGGAAGAGGCCTATCCGGCTATGCTGGCGGCCATCGACCGGGCGCGGGATTCCGTCTTTCTTTCGACCTACATCTTCGAGTCCAACCGCACGGGCCGGACCTTTATCGAGAGGCTGGCAGAGGCATTCCGCCGCGGCGTGGATGTCCGGGTGCTGCTGGATGGGGTCGGGGAGTGGTACAGCCTCCCGAGGGCCGGCAACCTGCTGAGAAAGGCGGGGGTGCGGATGGCCCGATTTCTACCCCCCCGGATCATCCCGCCCAGTTTCAGCATCAACCTCAGAAATCACCGCAAGGTCCTCGTCGTGGATGGGCGAAGCGTTTTCTTGGGCGGCATGAACATCGGCGACCGGCACCTTGCGCAGGACACGAGCAAACGGACGCGGATCGTCGATACCCACTTCCGGGTCGAAGGGCCGGTGGTCGTCCGGATCGAACAGGCCTTCCTGCATGACTGGCACTTCTGCACGGGAGAAACGCTGAAGGGTAGCGGGGAATTGCCGGGACCGGCGGGAGATGCGGTCTGCCAGGTGGTCCTGGACGGCCCCGACGAGGATCTCGACAAGCTCGGGATGATCTTGGTGACTGCGGTCTCTGAGGCCCAGGAACGGGTCTGGATCATGACGCCTTATTTTCTGCCTCCGAGGGATCTGATCGGTGCGCTGCAAACGGCCGCTCTCAAAGGAGTGGATGTGCGGATCATCCTGCCGGGCCGGAACAACCTCCCCTTCGTGCACTGGGCGACGCGCAACATGCTCTGGGAGCTTCTGCGCCGGCAGGTGCGGGTCTATTACCAGCCTCCCCCCTTTGTGCACAGCAAGCTCCTCATCGTGGATGATTTCTACGCGCAGGTGGGTTCGGCGAATATCGACCCGAGAAGCCTGCGCCTCAATTTCGAGTTGACCCTGGAGATCTACAGCCCGTCGATCGCGGCCTCGATCGCTGCCCACATGGCCGAAAGCCTCGCGAGGGCCAAGGAGTTCGGCCTGGACGATCTCGAAAGGCGCTCCTTGCCCGCCAGGCTGCGCGATGGGCTGGCATGGGTGCTTTCCCCGTACCTCTAA
- a CDS encoding Alternate F1F0 ATPase, F1 subunit gamma: protein MQTLENLNRKITTAQDLLAVVQTMKSLAAVNIRQYERAAETMDAFRDVVDMGWQIFLRGGTAVPSVSRARRAVCLVVGSDQGMCGQFNEVIVRHALERIEHLESAGFEVSCWSAGEKVVGGLEDAGRKDEASFRLPGSLPAIIHTVQEIIQRLDERRRERGAAFFHVCHNVLAPGAYAPSFHRLLPLDAEWARAYRERRWPNRSIPMLGASRENMFTGLFHQYLFVSIYRVFAQSLAAENAGRLTAMQAAEKNILEMEDELQALYREQRQAQITNELIDIISGFEALREDEQPV, encoded by the coding sequence ATGCAGACGCTCGAGAATCTGAATAGGAAGATCACCACGGCGCAGGATCTCCTGGCGGTCGTCCAGACCATGAAGAGCCTGGCCGCTGTCAACATCCGGCAATACGAGCGCGCAGCGGAGACCATGGACGCCTTTCGGGATGTCGTGGACATGGGATGGCAGATCTTTCTGCGCGGAGGCACGGCCGTTCCCTCCGTTTCCCGCGCCCGCCGTGCCGTCTGCCTGGTCGTGGGATCCGACCAGGGGATGTGCGGTCAGTTCAACGAGGTGATCGTGCGACATGCCCTCGAGCGGATCGAACACCTCGAATCCGCGGGCTTCGAGGTCAGCTGCTGGTCGGCGGGGGAAAAGGTCGTCGGCGGCCTCGAGGATGCAGGCCGCAAAGACGAGGCGTCCTTTCGCCTGCCCGGCAGCCTCCCGGCGATCATCCATACAGTGCAGGAGATCATCCAGCGCCTGGACGAGCGGCGCCGCGAACGGGGCGCCGCCTTTTTCCACGTCTGCCACAACGTGCTCGCGCCGGGCGCCTATGCTCCTTCCTTTCACCGGCTGCTGCCGCTCGATGCCGAATGGGCCCGGGCCTATCGTGAGCGCAGATGGCCGAACCGTTCCATCCCCATGCTGGGGGCTTCCCGTGAAAACATGTTTACGGGCCTCTTCCACCAGTATCTTTTCGTTTCCATCTACCGGGTTTTCGCCCAATCCCTGGCGGCGGAGAATGCCGGGCGCCTGACGGCCATGCAGGCTGCCGAAAAGAACATCCTCGAGATGGAGGATGAACTTCAGGCGCTTTACCGGGAGCAGCGGCAGGCACAGATCACCAATGAACTCATCGACATCATTTCCGGATTCGAGGCCTTGAGAGAGGATGAGCAGCCGGTTTGA
- a CDS encoding Molecular chaperone (fragment) → MAHSDAVGRCPHFRKEDVDVIVNEDSVTIRGEKKEEEEKKGKGAYVLECYQGFFERRFFLPSEVEPDRAEATFRNGVLTLKLPKSPAARERVKKIAIRGE, encoded by the coding sequence ATGGCACATTCGGATGCTGTGGGGAGATGTCCTCATTTCCGGAAGGAGGATGTCGATGTCATTGTGAACGAAGACAGCGTCACGATCCGCGGAGAGAAGAAGGAAGAGGAAGAGAAAAAAGGCAAGGGTGCCTATGTCCTGGAGTGTTACCAGGGGTTCTTTGAACGAAGATTTTTCCTTCCCTCTGAAGTGGAGCCGGACAGGGCAGAGGCGACCTTCAGGAACGGCGTGCTTACATTGAAGCTCCCCAAGTCGCCCGCCGCGCGTGAGCGGGTCAAGAAAATAGCCATTCGCGGGGAATAG
- a CDS encoding CoA binding domain protein produces MNFKRLFEPKTLAVIGVSLDNDRHPANVVYYKNHLRYPVEVFAVNPKGGRLQGEIVYSRVAEISKAVDIAVIAVRAEFVPDILADCINSGVGGAAVISGGFAESGRRDLQDQVTAIAREANFPFIGPNCLGLYAPGRIDSFFLPSERFVRPEPGPVAVISQSGGILVDQMVKFAQEGVGLSMGISIGNKALVGEIELLEEFGRDDRTKVIAFYVEGFGKREGRAFVEAAARCPKPVIVLKAGKSALGERAVSSHTASLAGDYAVFSAALAQHGIVEARSEFELLSFCESLSRYQRSITGKIAIITGSGGHGALAVDACASHKLAVPTLSETDQAQLRERLSRSIRSIAALGNPIDLTGSALDDDFYQTAEFLSRTSDVDCLIVLLLPYLPGITSDLGARLSQLYLKEGKPLVAYVPRVEKYRMLIEGFELNGVPVSPSIEGAVLMAEAMRRCKPC; encoded by the coding sequence ATGAACTTCAAGAGGCTGTTCGAACCAAAGACGCTGGCCGTGATCGGGGTCTCCCTCGACAACGACCGCCACCCGGCCAACGTGGTCTATTACAAAAACCACCTGCGCTACCCTGTGGAGGTCTTCGCCGTCAACCCCAAGGGGGGGCGCCTGCAGGGTGAGATCGTCTATTCGCGGGTGGCCGAGATTTCGAAGGCCGTCGATATCGCGGTCATCGCCGTCAGGGCGGAGTTCGTCCCGGACATCCTCGCCGACTGCATCAACAGCGGCGTTGGCGGCGCGGCCGTCATCTCCGGCGGGTTCGCCGAAAGCGGAAGGCGCGACCTGCAGGACCAGGTGACCGCGATCGCGCGGGAGGCCAATTTTCCCTTCATCGGTCCGAACTGCCTCGGTCTGTACGCACCCGGGCGCATCGACAGTTTTTTCCTGCCGAGCGAGCGCTTCGTGCGCCCCGAACCGGGGCCCGTCGCCGTGATCAGCCAGAGCGGGGGCATCCTGGTGGATCAGATGGTCAAGTTCGCGCAGGAGGGCGTCGGGCTCTCGATGGGCATCAGCATCGGAAACAAGGCCCTTGTCGGCGAAATCGAGCTCCTGGAGGAGTTCGGCAGGGACGACCGGACGAAAGTGATCGCCTTTTACGTGGAAGGGTTCGGGAAACGCGAGGGCCGCGCCTTTGTCGAGGCAGCCGCACGGTGCCCCAAGCCTGTGATCGTCCTCAAGGCCGGAAAGTCCGCCCTGGGTGAACGGGCTGTCTCCAGCCACACCGCCTCCCTGGCGGGCGACTACGCCGTCTTTTCTGCCGCCCTGGCTCAGCATGGCATCGTCGAGGCCCGAAGCGAATTCGAGCTGCTCTCCTTTTGCGAATCGCTCAGCCGCTACCAGAGAAGCATTACGGGAAAGATCGCCATCATCACCGGAAGCGGTGGCCACGGGGCCCTGGCGGTCGACGCCTGCGCCTCCCACAAGCTCGCGGTGCCGACCCTTTCGGAGACCGACCAGGCGCAGCTCCGGGAGCGGCTATCCCGCTCGATCCGGTCGATTGCCGCGCTCGGGAACCCGATCGACCTGACCGGGAGCGCGCTGGACGACGACTTCTATCAGACCGCCGAATTCCTCAGCCGGACCTCGGACGTCGACTGTCTGATCGTCCTTCTCCTGCCCTATCTGCCCGGCATCACCTCGGACCTCGGCGCCCGTCTGAGCCAGCTCTATCTGAAGGAAGGCAAACCTCTGGTCGCCTATGTACCGCGCGTCGAAAAATACCGGATGCTGATCGAGGGCTTCGAGCTCAACGGGGTGCCCGTATCCCCTTCCATTGAAGGAGCGGTCCTGATGGCCGAGGCCATGCGGAGGTGCAAGCCATGCTGA